The Lacrimispora xylanolytica genome has a segment encoding these proteins:
- a CDS encoding YebC/PmpR family DNA-binding transcriptional regulator, with protein sequence MSGHSKFANIKHKKERNDSAKGKIFTVIGREIAVAVKEGGPDPANNSRLRDVIAKAKANNMPNDTIDRGIKKAAGDAGTVNYETITYEGYGPNGVAIIVDTLTDNKNRTAANVKNAFTKGGGNVGTPGCVSFMFDKKGQIIIDKEECDMDPDELMMIALDAGAEDFSEEEDSFEVVTAPEEFSAVREALEAAKIPMVEADITMIPQTWAELTDEDSIKKMNRILDLLDAEDDVQATYHNWDE encoded by the coding sequence ATGTCAGGACATTCAAAGTTCGCAAATATCAAACACAAAAAAGAGAGAAACGATTCTGCAAAAGGTAAGATCTTTACTGTCATCGGCAGGGAGATTGCAGTTGCAGTAAAAGAAGGCGGACCAGACCCTGCAAACAATAGTAGGCTCCGTGACGTGATTGCAAAGGCCAAGGCTAACAATATGCCGAATGATACCATTGACCGCGGAATCAAAAAAGCGGCTGGTGATGCTGGTACTGTCAACTATGAAACCATTACATACGAAGGTTACGGCCCCAATGGAGTCGCAATTATCGTAGATACATTGACAGACAATAAAAACCGTACGGCGGCAAATGTAAAGAATGCATTTACTAAGGGCGGCGGTAATGTAGGAACACCAGGTTGTGTTTCCTTTATGTTTGATAAAAAAGGTCAGATTATTATAGATAAAGAAGAATGTGATATGGATCCGGATGAGCTTATGATGATCGCTCTGGATGCTGGCGCCGAAGACTTCTCTGAGGAAGAGGACAGCTTTGAAGTAGTAACTGCACCAGAAGAGTTCAGTGCGGTTAGAGAAGCGCTGGAGGCAGCGAAAATTCCTATGGTTGAAGCAGATATCACCATGATTCCTCAGACCTGGGCCGAGCTTACCGATGAAGATTCCATTAAGAAGATGAAC
- a CDS encoding type II toxin-antitoxin system PemK/MazF family toxin: protein MIIRRGDIYYADLRPVVGSEQGGIRPVLIIQNDIGNKHSPTVICAAITSRMNKAKLPTHVELDTKKCDMIKDSVILLEQLRTIDKQRLKEKICHIDEELQQEVDCALRVSLELGT from the coding sequence GTGATAATCAGACGTGGAGACATCTATTATGCCGATCTAAGACCGGTGGTAGGTTCTGAACAAGGCGGTATTCGCCCAGTTCTTATTATACAGAATGACATAGGGAATAAGCACAGCCCAACGGTGATCTGTGCAGCGATTACTTCCAGAATGAACAAGGCTAAGCTCCCCACCCATGTGGAGCTCGATACAAAAAAATGCGACATGATTAAAGATTCGGTAATTCTTCTAGAGCAGCTGCGCACCATTGACAAGCAGAGGCTGAAAGAGAAGATTTGCCATATCGATGAAGAACTTCAGCAGGAAGTGGACTGTGCATTGAGGGTCAGCCTGGAACTGGGTACATAG
- a CDS encoding hemolysin family protein, protein MDDGNPLIRVIIFIAFIVLDAIFYGFGAAIQNVNSSELEHQMENGSEKARKLLHIVNRPTPFVNTIQITTNLIGMITGAFVLEELGANLENILIGNHAFPGKWISLLSLFVVALALIVMLISFGIIIPKRCAAKNPEKWGFGLLPVVSILMIPVRPVAWLANLVAFFVLKLLGIGMANDNENVTEEDIMSMVNEGHEQGVLEAREAEMITNIFELNDKEAGDIMTHRKSLVALDGDMPLREAVDFILKEGLNSRYPIYRKDVDDIIGILHMKDALIAVEHRKNVSRKLWEIEGLLREAVFIPETRNINELFKEMQSEKIHMVIVVDEYGQTAGIVTMEDILEEIVGNILDEYDLDEEYIIPSEDGSYIMNGMTLLEDVEKALDIEFEEEDFDSYDTISGLLISKLDRIPQEGEQTEVSILGYRFKILQVKNKIIQSILVRKEETDEPKAEEDSLNKMETEKEHSEALT, encoded by the coding sequence ATGGACGATGGCAATCCGCTTATACGCGTGATTATTTTTATTGCTTTTATCGTATTAGACGCAATATTTTATGGTTTTGGAGCAGCAATCCAAAATGTGAATTCAAGCGAACTGGAGCACCAGATGGAGAATGGGAGTGAAAAGGCCAGGAAGCTGTTACATATTGTTAACAGACCAACGCCTTTCGTAAATACCATTCAGATTACTACTAATTTAATCGGTATGATTACCGGAGCCTTTGTACTGGAAGAGCTGGGAGCTAACTTAGAGAATATTTTAATTGGAAATCATGCATTTCCTGGAAAGTGGATCTCTCTTTTAAGTCTTTTTGTAGTGGCATTGGCACTGATTGTAATGCTCATCAGCTTTGGCATCATTATACCGAAACGCTGTGCAGCAAAGAATCCAGAAAAGTGGGGATTTGGTCTTTTGCCGGTAGTAAGCATCCTTATGATTCCGGTCAGGCCAGTGGCCTGGCTTGCAAACCTGGTAGCATTTTTTGTCTTGAAACTGCTTGGAATCGGTATGGCAAATGATAATGAGAACGTTACAGAAGAGGACATCATGTCTATGGTTAACGAGGGTCATGAGCAAGGCGTGTTAGAGGCCAGGGAAGCGGAGATGATTACCAACATCTTTGAGCTAAACGACAAAGAGGCCGGTGATATCATGACTCATAGAAAAAGCCTTGTGGCTTTGGATGGAGATATGCCCCTTCGGGAAGCAGTTGATTTTATTCTCAAGGAAGGGCTTAATTCCCGTTATCCCATCTACAGAAAAGATGTGGATGACATCATTGGTATCCTTCATATGAAAGATGCCCTAATTGCCGTGGAGCACAGAAAGAATGTGTCCCGGAAGCTGTGGGAGATAGAAGGTCTTTTGCGAGAGGCTGTCTTTATTCCGGAAACCAGAAATATCAACGAACTGTTTAAAGAGATGCAGTCCGAGAAAATTCATATGGTAATTGTGGTAGATGAGTATGGCCAGACGGCAGGTATCGTTACCATGGAAGATATTCTGGAAGAAATTGTAGGCAATATTTTAGATGAATATGATTTGGATGAGGAGTATATTATTCCTTCCGAGGATGGTTCCTATATCATGAATGGTATGACGCTTCTGGAAGATGTGGAAAAGGCATTGGATATTGAATTTGAGGAAGAGGATTTTGATTCCTACGATACCATAAGCGGCCTTTTGATTTCAAAGCTGGACCGAATCCCTCAGGAGGGAGAACAGACGGAGGTATCAATTCTTGGATACCGGTTTAAGATTCTCCAGGTGAAAAATAAAATCATTCAGTCAATTCTGGTCCGGAAAGAAGAAACCGATGAGCCTAAGGCAGAAGAGGATTCGTTAAATAAGATGGAAACAGAGAAGGAACATTCCGAAGCTCTGACTTAA